The genomic stretch ACAAGGAATTTGCAAAGTAGGAGAAGAAATTGAAATCGTTGGAATGCGCCCTGAAAAAATGAAATCAGTTATCACGGGTGTCGAAATGTTCCGAAAAGAATTGGATTCAGGTCAAGCAGGCGACAACGCAGGATTACTTCTCCGCGGTATCGATAAAAAAGATATCTGGAGAGGAATGGTTCTCGCTAAACCGGGTTCAATTACACCTCATACTATTTTCAAAGCGGAAGTTTACGTTCTGAAAAAAGAAGAAGGCGGACGTCACACTCCGTTCCACAATAACTATCGTCCGCAATTTTATATGCGCACGACTGACGTAACAGGAACTTGTACTCTTCCCGAAGGACGCGAAATGGTTATGCCGGGTGACAACGTAACTATTCAGGTTGAATTAATTCAGCCGGTTGCGATGGACAAAGGATTGCGTTTCGCAATTCGTGAAGGAGGAAGAACAGTGGGTGCCGGACAAGTTATTGAAATCATAAAATAATTTATCTGTTCTCCCAATTGGGGATACAGGTGTAGCTCAATTGGTAGAGCAGCGGTCTCCAAAACCGCAGGCTGGGAGTTCGAGCCTCTCCACCTGTGCTGAGAAAGTTTGAATGTTACATATAATAAGGAAGAATGAATAAAGTAAGAGCATACGTAAACGATACCTACAGCGAACTGGTTACGAAAGTTTCCTGGCCAGCTTGGAAAGAATTACAGGGCAGCGCAGTGATTGTAATGGTATCAACCTTAATCACCGCCTTGCTTGTGTACGGAATGGATGTGGCTTTTAAATTTATTATGGAAATGATTTATGGATTCTTTAGTTAATATCATGAGCGAAAACACTGAAATAAAAACCGAGGAAACAAAGGCAGAAGAAATTACTGCTAAAGAAAAAACTTCTAAGGCGAAAGAAACTCCCTCTGCCGAAGAGAAGCGGTGGTTTGTTGTGCGCGCTATCAGCGGAAAAGAAAAAAAGATCAAGCAGAACATCGAAGCGGAAATCAAGCGTGCAAAACTTGGAAAGTTTGTTTCGCAGGTTTTAATTCCAACTGAAAAGGTGATTCAGATTCGTGCAGGAAAAAAAGTGAGCAAGGAAAGAAATTTCTTTCCCGGATACATTCTGGTGGAAGCAACTCTCTCCGGAGAAGTTCCACATACCATCAGACACGTTCCCGGAGTTCTCGGATTTCTCGGAAGCAAAAACGGAGAACCCATTCCGCTTCGCCTTTCCGAAGTGAACCGCATTCTTGGAAAAGTGGATGAACTTGCTGAGAGCACTGAAAAAGTAAATATTCCGTTTTATGTGGGCGACACCGTTAAAATTATTGACGGTCCGTTCAACACATTCACCGGAACAGTTGAAGAAGTAAACGAAGAAAAGAAAAAACTGAAAGTAACTGTGAAAATTTTCGGGCGTAAAACTCCGCTCGAATTAAGTTATATGCAGGTTGAGAAACAATAATTTTTATTCGAAATAAAATGGCAAAAGAAATCGGAGCATTAGTTAAGTTGGTGATAAAAGCAGGGGCAGCAAATCCTGCACCTCCTATTGGTCCGGCACTTGGTGCAAAGGGAGTGAACATCATGGAATTCTGCAAACAGTTCAACGCGAAGACCAAGGAAATGGGAAACAAAATGATTCCCGCAATCATTACGGTTTATAAAGACAAAACTTTTGAATTCATTCTCAAGCGCCCGCCTGTTGCAGCGCAGTTGAAAGAAGCATTGAAAATAGAAAGCGGCTCTGGTGAACCAAACAGAAAAAAAGTTGGAACAATTAAATGGGCGCAAATCAAAGCGATTGCAGAAGATAA from Bacteroidota bacterium encodes the following:
- the secE gene encoding preprotein translocase subunit SecE encodes the protein MNKVRAYVNDTYSELVTKVSWPAWKELQGSAVIVMVSTLITALLVYGMDVAFKFIMEMIYGFFS
- the nusG gene encoding transcription termination/antitermination factor NusG translates to MSENTEIKTEETKAEEITAKEKTSKAKETPSAEEKRWFVVRAISGKEKKIKQNIEAEIKRAKLGKFVSQVLIPTEKVIQIRAGKKVSKERNFFPGYILVEATLSGEVPHTIRHVPGVLGFLGSKNGEPIPLRLSEVNRILGKVDELAESTEKVNIPFYVGDTVKIIDGPFNTFTGTVEEVNEEKKKLKVTVKIFGRKTPLELSYMQVEKQ
- the rplK gene encoding 50S ribosomal protein L11, which gives rise to MAKEIGALVKLVIKAGAANPAPPIGPALGAKGVNIMEFCKQFNAKTKEMGNKMIPAIITVYKDKTFEFILKRPPVAAQLKEALKIESGSGEPNRKKVGTIKWAQIKAIAEDKMVDMNCFKLESAMNMVAGQARSMGINVEGRPGKK